One window of Hoplias malabaricus isolate fHopMal1 chromosome 16, fHopMal1.hap1, whole genome shotgun sequence genomic DNA carries:
- the tcf3b gene encoding transcription factor 3b isoform X3 → MFSPPVANGKNRPTTLASSQFGGSALDERSSSSPWVAGEQGSPSFSQERSYVEGSHYNEHDGLSSPFLSSGIGGKNERGPYSSFSAQSGFLPSDIVMASADTMSPSGLKSGSQFYPSYSNNPRRRPPDGNIDTQPKKIRKPPGLPSSVYASTSGDEYPRDSVGYPGSKTGPVYPGSFYMQEGLHPSSDLWASSGSLGQSGYTTMLGNSPHISQPGSFTAINPQDRMKRQPLPLSPQNYPLHGADVNGFHSGSGTYNHTSSISGGDSIMANRGSATGSSGDEIGKALASIYPSDHNSNNFPSTPSTPVGSPQGIAGASQWPRSAGQTALSPNYEDGLHALQNKMEDRLEEAIHVLRSHAVGGAHSEVHSLLGAVSSSVHNGALGGLSQSFPSAGLALGNRHPSMGTSHHDDPTCLPPSSSLLQTSHASGTPQPAGAPEGFSSELQLGLPGGIASNSADIKREDKEEDENSSVADKSEDDKKDTKVSRTRARKEAFSLQTHSSVSDQGEDQDEDDEDLPAEVKMEREKERRVANNARERLRVRDINEAFKELGRMCQLHLSTDKPQTKLLILHQAVNVILNLEQQVRERNLNPKAACLKRREEEKVSGVVGESQMQLSGAHPALGGDGHNSVSHI, encoded by the exons ATGTTTTCGCCCCCTGTGGCCAATGGGAAGAACAGGCCAACTACACTTGCCAGCAGTCAGTTTGGTGGTTCAG CTTTGGATGAGCGTAGCAGTTCCAGTCCTTGGGTCGCTGGAGAGCAGGGCAGTCCTTCATTCAGCCAGGAGCGG AGTTATGTTGAAGGCTCACACTACAATGAGCATGATGGGCTATCTTCCCCATTCCTCAGCTCAGGGATTGGCG gaaagaatgagagaggacCCTATTCTTCATTTAGTGCCCAG TCAGGGTTCTTGCCCTCAGACATCGTAATGGCAAGTGCTGATACTATGTCTCCATCAGGCCTGAAGTCTGGCTCTCAGTTTTACCCCTCATACTCGAACAACCCCCGCAGACGACCTCCAGATGGAAATATCG acacTCAGCCAAAAAAGATTCGAAAGCCTCCAGGACTTCCGTCCTCT GTCTATGCCTCCACGTCTGGTGATGAGTATCCCCGGGATAGTGTAGGATATCCAGGCTCCAAAACAGGTCCTGTGTACCCTGGGTCGTTCTATATGCAAG AGGGCCTCCACCCTTCCTCTGACCTCTGGGCATCCTCTGGATCTCTAGGTCAGTCAGGCTACACAACCATGCTGGGCAACTCGCCCCACATCAGCCAGCCTGGCTCCTTCACTGCCATCAACCCCCAGGACAGGATG AAGCGCCAGCCCCTGCCCCTATCCCCTCAGAACTACCCTCTTCATGGAGCTGACGTCAATGGATTCCATTCAGGCTCTGGCACTTACAACCACACATCCTCCATCAGTGGAGGAGACAGCATTATGG cCAACAGAGGCTCGGCCACAGGCAGCTCGGGTGATGAGATTGGAAAGGCTCTAGCTTCG ATCTACCCATCAGACCACAACAGCAACAACTTTCCCTCTACACCTTCCACTCCAGTCGGCTCCCCCCAAGGCATTGCAG GTGCTTCCCAATGGCCAAGATCAGCAGGCCAGACAGCTCTTTCACCTAACTATGAAGATGGACTACATGCACTT CAGAACAAAATGGAGGACCGTCTGGAGGAGGCCATCCATGTGCTACGCAGTCATGCAGTTGGCGGTGCCCACTCAGAAGTTCACAGCTTGCTGGGTGCTGTCTCCTCATCCGTTCATAATGGAGCGCTTGGGGGTCTCTCCCAGAGCTTCCCTAGTGCTGGGCTTGCTCTGGGCAACAGACATCCTTCAATG GGTACAAGTCACCATGATGATCCTACATGCCTTCCTCCTAGCAGCAGTCTATTACAGACATCACACGCCTCAGGCACACCACAGCCTGCAGGAGCACCCGAGGGTTTCAGCAGTGAGTTGCAGCTAG GTTTGCCTGGAGGCATAGCCTCAAACAGTGCTGACATTAAGAGAGAAGACAAAGAAGAGGACGAGAACTCCTCTGTGGCAGATAAGTCTGAAGACGACAAGAAGGACACCAAAGTGTCTCGCACCAGAGCAAG AAAGGAGGCGTTTTCCCTCCAGACCCATTCAAGTGTTTCAGACCAGGGAGAAGA TcaagatgaagatgatgaagacTTGCCAGCTGAGGTAAAGATGGAGCGGGAAAAGGAGCGAAGAGTGGCTAATAATGCGCGAGAGCGTCTACGCGTGCGGGACATCAATGAAGCATTCAAAGAGCTTGGACGCATGTGTCAGCTGCACCTGAGCACAGATAAACCGCAGACCAAGCTGCTCATTCTCCACCAAGCTGTCAATGTCATCCTCAACCTGGAGCAGCAAGTGCGAG AGCGCAATCTGAACCCTAAGGCAGCATGTCTGAAGCGGCGGGAAGAAGAGAAAGTATCTGGTGTGGTGGGTGAATCTCAAATGCAGCTGTCAGGAGCCCACCCTGCTCTAGGAGGAGATGGGCACAACTCTGTCAGTCATATATGA
- the tcf3b gene encoding transcription factor 3b isoform X2, translating to MNEQLDHTMAVETDKELSDLLDFSAMFSPPVANGKNRPTTLASSQFGGSALDERSSSSPWVAGEQGSPSFSQERSYVEGSHYNEHDGLSSPFLSSGIGGKNERGPYSSFSAQSGFLPSDIVMASADTMSPSGLKSGSQFYPSYSNNPRRRPPDGNIDTQPKKIRKPPGLPSSVYASTSGDEYPRDSVGYPGSKTGPVYPGSFYMQEGLHPSSDLWASSGSLGQSGYTTMLGNSPHISQPGSFTAINPQDRMKRQPLPLSPQNYPLHGADVNGFHSGSGTYNHTSSISGGDSIMANRGSATGSSGDEIGKALASIYPSDHNSNNFPSTPSTPVGSPQGIAGASQWPRSAGQTALSPNYEDGLHALQNKMEDRLEEAIHVLRSHAVGGAHSEVHSLLGAVSSSVHNGALGGLSQSFPSAGLALGNRHPSMGTSHHDDPTCLPPSSSLLQTSHASGTPQPAGAPEGFSSLPGGIASNSADIKREDKEEDENSSVADKSEDDKKDTKVSRTRARKEAFSLQTHSSVSDQGEDQDEDDEDLPAEVKMEREKERRVANNARERLRVRDINEAFKELGRMCQLHLSTDKPQTKLLILHQAVNVILNLEQQVRERNLNPKAACLKRREEEKVSGVVGESQMQLSGAHPALGGDGHNSVSHI from the exons ATGAACGAGCAGCTGGACCACACAATGGCAGTCGAAACAGATAAGGAACTCAGCGACCTCTTGGATTTTAGTGCG ATGTTTTCGCCCCCTGTGGCCAATGGGAAGAACAGGCCAACTACACTTGCCAGCAGTCAGTTTGGTGGTTCAG CTTTGGATGAGCGTAGCAGTTCCAGTCCTTGGGTCGCTGGAGAGCAGGGCAGTCCTTCATTCAGCCAGGAGCGG AGTTATGTTGAAGGCTCACACTACAATGAGCATGATGGGCTATCTTCCCCATTCCTCAGCTCAGGGATTGGCG gaaagaatgagagaggacCCTATTCTTCATTTAGTGCCCAG TCAGGGTTCTTGCCCTCAGACATCGTAATGGCAAGTGCTGATACTATGTCTCCATCAGGCCTGAAGTCTGGCTCTCAGTTTTACCCCTCATACTCGAACAACCCCCGCAGACGACCTCCAGATGGAAATATCG acacTCAGCCAAAAAAGATTCGAAAGCCTCCAGGACTTCCGTCCTCT GTCTATGCCTCCACGTCTGGTGATGAGTATCCCCGGGATAGTGTAGGATATCCAGGCTCCAAAACAGGTCCTGTGTACCCTGGGTCGTTCTATATGCAAG AGGGCCTCCACCCTTCCTCTGACCTCTGGGCATCCTCTGGATCTCTAGGTCAGTCAGGCTACACAACCATGCTGGGCAACTCGCCCCACATCAGCCAGCCTGGCTCCTTCACTGCCATCAACCCCCAGGACAGGATG AAGCGCCAGCCCCTGCCCCTATCCCCTCAGAACTACCCTCTTCATGGAGCTGACGTCAATGGATTCCATTCAGGCTCTGGCACTTACAACCACACATCCTCCATCAGTGGAGGAGACAGCATTATGG cCAACAGAGGCTCGGCCACAGGCAGCTCGGGTGATGAGATTGGAAAGGCTCTAGCTTCG ATCTACCCATCAGACCACAACAGCAACAACTTTCCCTCTACACCTTCCACTCCAGTCGGCTCCCCCCAAGGCATTGCAG GTGCTTCCCAATGGCCAAGATCAGCAGGCCAGACAGCTCTTTCACCTAACTATGAAGATGGACTACATGCACTT CAGAACAAAATGGAGGACCGTCTGGAGGAGGCCATCCATGTGCTACGCAGTCATGCAGTTGGCGGTGCCCACTCAGAAGTTCACAGCTTGCTGGGTGCTGTCTCCTCATCCGTTCATAATGGAGCGCTTGGGGGTCTCTCCCAGAGCTTCCCTAGTGCTGGGCTTGCTCTGGGCAACAGACATCCTTCAATG GGTACAAGTCACCATGATGATCCTACATGCCTTCCTCCTAGCAGCAGTCTATTACAGACATCACACGCCTCAGGCACACCACAGCCTGCAGGAGCACCCGAGGGTTTCAGCA GTTTGCCTGGAGGCATAGCCTCAAACAGTGCTGACATTAAGAGAGAAGACAAAGAAGAGGACGAGAACTCCTCTGTGGCAGATAAGTCTGAAGACGACAAGAAGGACACCAAAGTGTCTCGCACCAGAGCAAG AAAGGAGGCGTTTTCCCTCCAGACCCATTCAAGTGTTTCAGACCAGGGAGAAGA TcaagatgaagatgatgaagacTTGCCAGCTGAGGTAAAGATGGAGCGGGAAAAGGAGCGAAGAGTGGCTAATAATGCGCGAGAGCGTCTACGCGTGCGGGACATCAATGAAGCATTCAAAGAGCTTGGACGCATGTGTCAGCTGCACCTGAGCACAGATAAACCGCAGACCAAGCTGCTCATTCTCCACCAAGCTGTCAATGTCATCCTCAACCTGGAGCAGCAAGTGCGAG AGCGCAATCTGAACCCTAAGGCAGCATGTCTGAAGCGGCGGGAAGAAGAGAAAGTATCTGGTGTGGTGGGTGAATCTCAAATGCAGCTGTCAGGAGCCCACCCTGCTCTAGGAGGAGATGGGCACAACTCTGTCAGTCATATATGA
- the tcf3b gene encoding transcription factor 3b isoform X1, protein MNEQLDHTMAVETDKELSDLLDFSAMFSPPVANGKNRPTTLASSQFGGSALDERSSSSPWVAGEQGSPSFSQERSYVEGSHYNEHDGLSSPFLSSGIGGKNERGPYSSFSAQSGFLPSDIVMASADTMSPSGLKSGSQFYPSYSNNPRRRPPDGNIDTQPKKIRKPPGLPSSVYASTSGDEYPRDSVGYPGSKTGPVYPGSFYMQEGLHPSSDLWASSGSLGQSGYTTMLGNSPHISQPGSFTAINPQDRMKRQPLPLSPQNYPLHGADVNGFHSGSGTYNHTSSISGGDSIMANRGSATGSSGDEIGKALASIYPSDHNSNNFPSTPSTPVGSPQGIAGASQWPRSAGQTALSPNYEDGLHALQNKMEDRLEEAIHVLRSHAVGGAHSEVHSLLGAVSSSVHNGALGGLSQSFPSAGLALGNRHPSMGTSHHDDPTCLPPSSSLLQTSHASGTPQPAGAPEGFSSELQLGLPGGIASNSADIKREDKEEDENSSVADKSEDDKKDTKVSRTRARKEAFSLQTHSSVSDQGEDQDEDDEDLPAEVKMEREKERRVANNARERLRVRDINEAFKELGRMCQLHLSTDKPQTKLLILHQAVNVILNLEQQVRERNLNPKAACLKRREEEKVSGVVGESQMQLSGAHPALGGDGHNSVSHI, encoded by the exons ATGAACGAGCAGCTGGACCACACAATGGCAGTCGAAACAGATAAGGAACTCAGCGACCTCTTGGATTTTAGTGCG ATGTTTTCGCCCCCTGTGGCCAATGGGAAGAACAGGCCAACTACACTTGCCAGCAGTCAGTTTGGTGGTTCAG CTTTGGATGAGCGTAGCAGTTCCAGTCCTTGGGTCGCTGGAGAGCAGGGCAGTCCTTCATTCAGCCAGGAGCGG AGTTATGTTGAAGGCTCACACTACAATGAGCATGATGGGCTATCTTCCCCATTCCTCAGCTCAGGGATTGGCG gaaagaatgagagaggacCCTATTCTTCATTTAGTGCCCAG TCAGGGTTCTTGCCCTCAGACATCGTAATGGCAAGTGCTGATACTATGTCTCCATCAGGCCTGAAGTCTGGCTCTCAGTTTTACCCCTCATACTCGAACAACCCCCGCAGACGACCTCCAGATGGAAATATCG acacTCAGCCAAAAAAGATTCGAAAGCCTCCAGGACTTCCGTCCTCT GTCTATGCCTCCACGTCTGGTGATGAGTATCCCCGGGATAGTGTAGGATATCCAGGCTCCAAAACAGGTCCTGTGTACCCTGGGTCGTTCTATATGCAAG AGGGCCTCCACCCTTCCTCTGACCTCTGGGCATCCTCTGGATCTCTAGGTCAGTCAGGCTACACAACCATGCTGGGCAACTCGCCCCACATCAGCCAGCCTGGCTCCTTCACTGCCATCAACCCCCAGGACAGGATG AAGCGCCAGCCCCTGCCCCTATCCCCTCAGAACTACCCTCTTCATGGAGCTGACGTCAATGGATTCCATTCAGGCTCTGGCACTTACAACCACACATCCTCCATCAGTGGAGGAGACAGCATTATGG cCAACAGAGGCTCGGCCACAGGCAGCTCGGGTGATGAGATTGGAAAGGCTCTAGCTTCG ATCTACCCATCAGACCACAACAGCAACAACTTTCCCTCTACACCTTCCACTCCAGTCGGCTCCCCCCAAGGCATTGCAG GTGCTTCCCAATGGCCAAGATCAGCAGGCCAGACAGCTCTTTCACCTAACTATGAAGATGGACTACATGCACTT CAGAACAAAATGGAGGACCGTCTGGAGGAGGCCATCCATGTGCTACGCAGTCATGCAGTTGGCGGTGCCCACTCAGAAGTTCACAGCTTGCTGGGTGCTGTCTCCTCATCCGTTCATAATGGAGCGCTTGGGGGTCTCTCCCAGAGCTTCCCTAGTGCTGGGCTTGCTCTGGGCAACAGACATCCTTCAATG GGTACAAGTCACCATGATGATCCTACATGCCTTCCTCCTAGCAGCAGTCTATTACAGACATCACACGCCTCAGGCACACCACAGCCTGCAGGAGCACCCGAGGGTTTCAGCAGTGAGTTGCAGCTAG GTTTGCCTGGAGGCATAGCCTCAAACAGTGCTGACATTAAGAGAGAAGACAAAGAAGAGGACGAGAACTCCTCTGTGGCAGATAAGTCTGAAGACGACAAGAAGGACACCAAAGTGTCTCGCACCAGAGCAAG AAAGGAGGCGTTTTCCCTCCAGACCCATTCAAGTGTTTCAGACCAGGGAGAAGA TcaagatgaagatgatgaagacTTGCCAGCTGAGGTAAAGATGGAGCGGGAAAAGGAGCGAAGAGTGGCTAATAATGCGCGAGAGCGTCTACGCGTGCGGGACATCAATGAAGCATTCAAAGAGCTTGGACGCATGTGTCAGCTGCACCTGAGCACAGATAAACCGCAGACCAAGCTGCTCATTCTCCACCAAGCTGTCAATGTCATCCTCAACCTGGAGCAGCAAGTGCGAG AGCGCAATCTGAACCCTAAGGCAGCATGTCTGAAGCGGCGGGAAGAAGAGAAAGTATCTGGTGTGGTGGGTGAATCTCAAATGCAGCTGTCAGGAGCCCACCCTGCTCTAGGAGGAGATGGGCACAACTCTGTCAGTCATATATGA